The proteins below are encoded in one region of Nocardioides marmorisolisilvae:
- a CDS encoding hydantoinase/oxoprolinase family protein codes for MAGQRRIRIGIDTGGTFTDVVALDEDTGALVTTKTPSTPADPADGFMAGVEKVLALLAVDGGGATAADLVAVSHGTTVATNQLLEGKVGRLGFITNTGYEAMLEIARQSVPDGYGNSYFWVKPDRIVPRDLVRGVDGRLDFTGAELRPFDEDGARTVARWFRDRGIDTLGVCFLHAYANPAHELAMRAVLAEEHPDAVVSLSSEVLREYREYERAMTTLVDAAVKPRLSRYVAGIRERLDHLTGEAGPVPFHVMKSNGGVLSAEEVVHQPITTVLSGPAAGALGAALIARVAGFDRVLTSDGGGTSTDVSVVIDGQPTLTTEGSVGAYPSKIPMIDVVTVGAGGGSIAWLSPEGSLKVGPQSAGAEPGPICYRHGGTEVTVTDAHVVLGRIPPHLLGGEIPLDVPAARQGVEALAERLGLSAEACATGVLEISAWNQANALRQVTVKRGLDVRDFTLTTFGGSGSLLLCRLMDVLGVPRVLVPPNPGNVSAFGLLTVDVRSDYVQTHVRLASVLDPVEVAEILGALTERAAAALVAEGFAADQHEFARTADLRYFGQAFEVRVPIPDGPVDDGLLGEVGKRFHAEHRALYGYDFAGDPSQQVEWVNLRVSGIGPIQRPEIRAAPRQVAAGAVPSTGSRPVCFDAAAGYVDTPVHWRAALGPGTVVSGPAVIEEFGSTVPIHPGFTARVDDWLNLVVTRSEQ; via the coding sequence ATGGCGGGCCAGCGGCGGATCCGGATCGGCATCGACACCGGCGGCACCTTCACCGACGTGGTCGCGCTCGACGAGGACACCGGCGCGCTGGTCACCACCAAGACGCCGTCGACACCGGCAGACCCGGCGGACGGCTTCATGGCCGGGGTCGAGAAGGTGCTCGCGCTCCTCGCAGTGGATGGCGGCGGCGCCACGGCCGCCGACCTGGTCGCCGTCAGCCACGGCACCACCGTCGCCACCAACCAGCTGCTCGAGGGGAAGGTGGGCCGGCTCGGCTTCATCACCAACACCGGCTACGAGGCGATGCTCGAGATCGCGCGCCAGTCGGTGCCGGACGGCTACGGCAACTCCTACTTCTGGGTGAAGCCGGACCGGATCGTCCCGCGCGACCTGGTCCGCGGCGTCGACGGCCGCCTCGACTTCACCGGCGCAGAGCTTCGACCGTTCGACGAGGACGGAGCCCGCACCGTCGCGCGCTGGTTCCGGGACCGCGGGATCGACACGCTCGGTGTCTGTTTCCTGCACGCCTACGCGAACCCCGCGCACGAGCTGGCGATGCGGGCCGTGCTGGCCGAGGAGCACCCGGACGCGGTGGTCAGCCTGAGCAGCGAGGTGCTGCGGGAGTATCGCGAGTACGAGCGCGCGATGACCACCCTGGTCGACGCCGCCGTCAAGCCTCGGCTGTCGCGGTACGTCGCCGGCATCCGCGAGCGGCTCGACCACCTCACCGGCGAGGCCGGTCCGGTGCCCTTCCACGTGATGAAGTCCAACGGCGGGGTGCTCTCCGCGGAGGAGGTCGTGCACCAGCCGATCACCACGGTGCTCTCCGGCCCCGCTGCCGGGGCCCTGGGCGCCGCCCTGATCGCCCGGGTGGCCGGGTTCGACCGGGTGCTCACCAGCGACGGCGGTGGCACCTCGACCGACGTGTCCGTGGTGATCGACGGCCAGCCCACGCTCACCACCGAGGGCAGCGTGGGCGCCTACCCCAGCAAGATCCCGATGATCGACGTGGTCACGGTCGGGGCCGGCGGTGGCTCGATCGCATGGCTCTCGCCCGAGGGCAGCCTCAAGGTCGGCCCGCAGTCGGCCGGTGCCGAGCCGGGACCGATCTGTTACCGGCACGGGGGCACCGAGGTCACCGTCACCGACGCCCACGTCGTGCTGGGCCGGATCCCACCCCATCTCCTCGGCGGTGAGATCCCGCTGGACGTGCCCGCCGCCCGCCAGGGCGTGGAGGCTCTGGCGGAGCGGCTCGGGCTCTCCGCGGAGGCCTGTGCCACCGGCGTGCTGGAGATCTCTGCCTGGAACCAGGCGAACGCATTGCGACAGGTGACGGTCAAGCGTGGCCTCGACGTACGCGACTTCACGCTGACTACATTCGGCGGCTCGGGTTCGCTGCTGCTCTGCCGGCTGATGGACGTCCTCGGGGTGCCGCGGGTGCTGGTGCCGCCGAACCCGGGCAACGTCTCCGCGTTCGGGCTGCTGACGGTGGATGTCCGCAGCGACTACGTGCAGACCCACGTGCGGCTGGCGAGCGTGCTCGATCCGGTCGAGGTCGCCGAGATCCTCGGCGCGCTCACCGAGCGAGCCGCCGCAGCGCTGGTCGCGGAGGGGTTCGCCGCCGACCAGCACGAGTTCGCGAGGACGGCCGACCTGCGCTACTTCGGTCAGGCCTTCGAGGTGCGGGTGCCGATCCCCGACGGGCCGGTGGACGACGGGTTGCTGGGCGAGGTCGGCAAGCGATTCCATGCCGAGCACCGGGCACTCTACGGCTACGACTTCGCCGGCGACCCGAGCCAGCAGGTGGAGTGGGTCAACCTGCGCGTGTCGGGGATCGGCCCGATCCAGCGCCCGGAGATCCGCGCTGCTCCTCGCCAGGTGGCCGCGGGGGCCGTGCCGAGCACCGGCTCGCGGCCGGTCTGCTTCGACGCCGCTGCCGGGTACGTCGACACGCCTGTGCACTGGCGAGCCGCCCTCGGTCCCGGCACGGTCGTGTCCGGGCCTGCGGTGATCGAGGAGTTCGGCTCGACGGTGCCCATCCATCCCGGATTCACCGCCCGGGTCGACGACTGGCTGAACCTGGTCGTGACGAGGAGCGAGCAATGA
- a CDS encoding uracil-xanthine permease family protein, translated as MFKWDVVYGGKTPPPGKAVGPHERLSWGRTIGLGAQHVVAMFGATFVFPIVMGLDPNLAILFSGICTILFLLVVKGHVPSYLGTSGSFVAGVTAIRLQGGDSADVTGAILVSGLVLALVGVLVHFAGANVLKKVLPPAVTGAVVMLIGFNLAPVVANVYWPQDQWIALMVAAFVVFATVRFPGFWARISVFLGLVFGYLISWFSDEVFGKITSFSAAANKVTTHDRIDLSGLSQAKWIGLPSMHLRDGVPAVHGPSISLTFVLLILPAVIALIAENTGHVRAVAEMTGEDLDPYMGRALAADGIATALASTFGASPTTTYAENIGVMSATRIYSTAAYYVAAFVAIILGLCPKFGVVVNAIPGGVLGGITVVLYGMIGLIGAKIWVDNGVSFADPLNMAPLAAGLIAGIGNVSLKITHSFELGGIALGTIVVIAFYHLVNVRRTGGPSPALASFGDIPPTHEGRRSGDDDPAPASV; from the coding sequence ATGTTCAAGTGGGATGTTGTCTACGGAGGCAAGACGCCACCGCCGGGCAAGGCGGTCGGTCCGCATGAGCGGTTGAGCTGGGGCCGCACGATCGGCCTCGGCGCCCAGCACGTGGTCGCGATGTTCGGCGCGACCTTCGTCTTCCCGATCGTGATGGGCCTGGATCCCAACCTGGCCATCCTCTTCTCGGGCATCTGCACGATCCTGTTCCTTCTGGTCGTCAAGGGCCACGTGCCCAGCTACCTGGGCACCAGCGGCTCCTTCGTCGCCGGCGTCACGGCCATCCGGCTCCAAGGCGGTGACTCCGCCGATGTCACCGGCGCGATCCTCGTGTCGGGCCTGGTGCTCGCGCTGGTCGGTGTCCTGGTGCACTTCGCGGGCGCCAACGTGCTGAAGAAGGTCCTGCCGCCGGCCGTGACCGGTGCGGTGGTGATGCTCATCGGCTTCAACCTGGCGCCCGTCGTCGCCAACGTGTACTGGCCCCAGGACCAGTGGATCGCGCTGATGGTGGCCGCGTTCGTCGTCTTCGCGACGGTCCGCTTCCCCGGCTTCTGGGCACGGATCTCGGTCTTCCTGGGCCTGGTGTTCGGCTACCTGATCTCCTGGTTCTCCGATGAGGTGTTCGGCAAGATCACCTCGTTCAGCGCCGCGGCGAACAAGGTCACCACCCACGACCGGATCGACCTCTCCGGGCTGTCCCAGGCCAAGTGGATCGGCCTGCCGTCAATGCATCTCAGGGACGGAGTCCCGGCGGTGCACGGACCCAGCATCTCGCTGACCTTCGTCCTGCTGATCCTGCCGGCGGTGATCGCGCTGATCGCCGAGAACACCGGCCACGTCCGCGCGGTCGCCGAGATGACCGGCGAGGACCTCGACCCCTACATGGGCCGCGCGCTGGCGGCAGACGGCATCGCCACCGCCCTGGCCAGCACCTTCGGCGCATCGCCCACCACGACGTACGCCGAGAACATCGGAGTGATGTCGGCGACCCGGATCTACTCCACGGCGGCCTATTACGTGGCCGCCTTCGTGGCGATCATCCTGGGGCTGTGCCCGAAGTTCGGCGTGGTCGTGAACGCGATCCCGGGCGGCGTGCTCGGCGGCATCACGGTCGTGCTCTACGGCATGATCGGCCTGATCGGCGCCAAGATCTGGGTCGACAACGGGGTCAGCTTCGCCGACCCGTTGAACATGGCGCCGCTTGCCGCCGGACTGATCGCGGGCATCGGCAACGTCTCGCTGAAGATCACCCACAGCTTCGAGCTCGGAGGCATCGCCCTGGGCACGATCGTGGTGATCGCGTTCTACCACCTCGTCAACGTCAGACGCACCGGCGGCCCGTCGCCCGCACTGGCATCGTTCGGCGACATCCCTCCCACCCACGAGGGTCGGCGGTCCGGCGACGACGATCCGGCTCCGGCCTCGGTGTAG
- a CDS encoding amidase — MPDLSVDSTARAMVAALRARRISARELLDLHLARIVARNPQLNALVSLDEDRARAAATAADKALVAGGEVGPLHGLPFAFKDTHDVAGWRTTYGSPIFADHVPDADELVVERVRRAGVVVVGRSNVPEFAAGSHTFNRVFGTTLNPVDPTRSAGGSSGGAACALAAGMVPLADGSDMGGSLRNPASFCGVVGFRPSLGRVPSWPTGNHWETTAVSGPLARNVGDVALLLSVMAGPDPRTPHALADPGSAFAPPLVGSLAGLRVALAPTLDGQLVVDDRVAAVVEASGAVFAAAGARVTGAAPDLALAEDTFRTLRAWLFQASFGALLAERPDDFKQSLADNIRAGESLTGADVARAYAQRTALADTMRVFFASHDLLVLPTSQVPPFPADQEYPAEINGQPMETYLDWMRSAYFITVTGCPAISVPAGTTPEGLPVGIQVVAPHGADRFLLEVAAAFESAR, encoded by the coding sequence GTGCCGGATCTCTCCGTCGACTCGACGGCCCGCGCGATGGTGGCGGCACTGCGGGCTCGTCGGATCTCCGCGCGCGAGCTGCTCGACCTGCACCTGGCGAGGATCGTCGCACGCAACCCGCAGCTCAACGCGCTCGTCTCGCTCGACGAGGACCGTGCCCGGGCCGCGGCGACCGCGGCCGACAAGGCGCTGGTCGCCGGCGGGGAGGTCGGTCCGCTCCACGGTCTGCCGTTCGCCTTCAAGGACACCCACGACGTCGCCGGCTGGCGGACGACGTACGGCTCGCCGATCTTCGCCGACCACGTGCCCGATGCTGACGAGCTCGTCGTGGAGCGGGTACGTCGCGCCGGCGTGGTGGTCGTCGGCCGCAGTAACGTGCCTGAGTTCGCGGCCGGGTCGCACACCTTCAACCGGGTGTTCGGCACCACGCTGAACCCGGTCGACCCGACCCGGTCGGCCGGCGGCTCCAGCGGCGGCGCGGCCTGTGCGCTGGCGGCCGGGATGGTGCCGCTCGCGGACGGCTCCGACATGGGCGGATCGCTGCGCAACCCGGCATCCTTCTGCGGGGTCGTCGGTTTCCGGCCGTCGCTCGGCCGGGTGCCGTCGTGGCCGACCGGCAACCACTGGGAGACCACTGCGGTGAGCGGTCCGCTGGCCCGCAACGTCGGCGACGTCGCGCTGCTGCTGTCGGTGATGGCCGGGCCGGACCCGCGCACCCCGCACGCGCTCGCCGATCCCGGCTCGGCGTTCGCCCCGCCGCTCGTCGGCAGCCTCGCCGGGCTGCGGGTCGCGCTCGCCCCCACCCTGGACGGACAGCTGGTCGTCGACGACCGGGTCGCTGCCGTGGTCGAGGCGAGTGGGGCCGTGTTCGCCGCTGCGGGCGCCCGGGTCACCGGCGCCGCACCCGACCTGGCGCTCGCCGAGGACACGTTCCGCACCTTGCGGGCGTGGCTCTTCCAGGCCAGCTTCGGCGCGCTGCTCGCCGAGCGGCCCGACGACTTCAAGCAGTCGCTCGCCGACAACATCCGGGCCGGGGAGTCGCTCACCGGCGCGGACGTCGCCCGCGCCTACGCACAGCGCACCGCGCTCGCCGACACGATGCGGGTGTTCTTCGCCTCGCATGACCTGCTGGTGCTGCCCACGTCGCAAGTGCCGCCGTTCCCGGCCGACCAGGAGTATCCGGCCGAGATCAACGGGCAGCCGATGGAGACGTACCTGGACTGGATGCGATCGGCGTACTTCATCACGGTCACGGGCTGCCCGGCGATCTCCGTGCCGGCCGGGACCACGCCCGAGGGCCTGCCGGTCGGGATCCAGGTCGTCGCGCCGCACGGCGCCGACCGGTTCCTGCTCGAGGTCGCGGCTGCCTTCGAGTCGGCGCGCTGA
- a CDS encoding (2Fe-2S)-binding protein, which yields MSEELHAVRLRVNGTSYDVRVPARRLLSDALRHDLGLTGTHVGCEHGVCGACTVLLDGTPVRSCLMFAVSAIDAEITTVEGLTNDDGSLGPVQQAFKECHGLQCGFCTPGFLTTVTAGLAANPDPSREEAREIVAGNLCRCTGYQNIVAAVQRAAALRQAQGPAEGVAP from the coding sequence GTGAGCGAGGAACTGCACGCAGTCCGGCTGCGGGTCAACGGCACGTCGTACGACGTCCGGGTGCCCGCGCGGCGGCTGCTCTCGGACGCGCTGCGTCACGACCTCGGTCTGACCGGCACCCACGTCGGCTGCGAGCACGGGGTCTGTGGGGCCTGCACCGTGCTGCTGGACGGGACGCCGGTGCGCAGCTGCCTGATGTTCGCGGTCTCGGCGATCGATGCCGAGATCACCACCGTTGAGGGACTGACCAACGACGACGGCAGTCTCGGCCCGGTGCAGCAGGCCTTCAAGGAGTGCCACGGGCTGCAGTGCGGGTTCTGCACGCCCGGCTTCCTGACCACGGTCACGGCCGGCCTCGCGGCCAACCCCGACCCGAGCCGGGAGGAGGCCCGCGAGATCGTGGCGGGCAATCTCTGCCGCTGCACCGGCTACCAGAACATCGTGGCCGCCGTGCAGCGCGCGGCCGCCCTTCGACAGGCTCAGGGACCGGCCGAGGGGGTCGCGCCGTGA
- a CDS encoding FAD binding domain-containing protein, giving the protein MKPAPFRYCRPADLGAALQALADDPEAKVLAGGQSLVPLLSMRLAAPSMLVDINGLPDLDQVRVGTDGVRVGALSRHSQVLACVQAAQVQPLLCLAVAKVAHPTIRNRGTTVGSLVHADPAAELPAVLLVLGGTLTVASTSGRRTIAAGDLFAGPMESTLAHDEIAVEAFFPALPAGGGVAFDEVARRNGDYALCGIAVTMRLDGDRVVDARAGYLSVAEVPTAVDLTVALGGTVDSDALGRAGEAALAVLDPQDDIHATAAYRAQLVRVLTSRAVRAAYDDARARGRVDP; this is encoded by the coding sequence GTGAAACCAGCACCCTTCCGCTACTGCAGGCCTGCCGACCTGGGCGCGGCGCTGCAGGCGTTGGCGGACGACCCGGAGGCCAAGGTGCTGGCGGGCGGCCAGAGCCTGGTGCCGCTGCTCTCCATGCGGCTCGCCGCACCGTCGATGCTGGTGGACATCAATGGGCTGCCCGACCTCGACCAGGTGCGGGTGGGCACGGACGGCGTGCGGGTCGGGGCCCTGTCTCGGCACAGCCAGGTGCTGGCCTGCGTGCAGGCGGCCCAGGTGCAGCCGCTGCTGTGCCTGGCCGTGGCCAAGGTCGCGCATCCGACGATCCGCAACCGCGGCACCACGGTGGGCTCGCTGGTCCACGCCGACCCCGCGGCCGAGCTCCCCGCCGTGCTCCTGGTCCTCGGCGGCACGCTGACGGTCGCCTCCACGTCGGGGCGGCGGACGATCGCGGCAGGCGACCTGTTCGCCGGACCGATGGAGTCGACCCTGGCGCACGACGAGATCGCGGTCGAGGCGTTCTTCCCCGCACTGCCCGCCGGAGGCGGGGTCGCCTTCGATGAGGTCGCCCGACGCAACGGTGACTACGCGTTGTGCGGGATTGCGGTCACGATGCGGCTCGACGGTGACCGGGTGGTCGACGCCCGGGCCGGGTACCTCTCGGTCGCGGAGGTGCCCACCGCCGTGGACCTGACCGTCGCGCTCGGCGGCACGGTCGACTCGGACGCGCTCGGGCGAGCGGGGGAGGCCGCTCTGGCTGTGCTCGACCCACAAGACGACATCCATGCGACGGCCGCCTACCGGGCCCAGCTCGTCCGGGTGCTGACCAGCCGGGCGGTGCGCGCGGCGTACGACGACGCCAGGGCACGAGGGAGGGTGGACCCGTGA
- the cutA gene encoding aerobic carbon-monoxide dehydrogenase large subunit encodes MTTKLFGAKVQRVEDDRLLRGAGRYVDDLAVGPQAGTLHAAVLRSPHAHARIRDIDVEAVLDLDGVHAVWTYDDLVEMAAQTSAPLAEPLPLLIPHPALTHGRTQYALARDEVNHVGEAIAFVVADDRYLAEDALSLIRVDYEFLPPVVGIEASRAAEHLVHDDVPGNIGARLEQGTGDAAGAIAAAPHRLELDLTVERSASMPLEGRGVVARWDPDQGRLQVWSSTQTSTGVRAAVAAKLGLDLGSVDVITPDVGGGFGVKINHPWPEEVLVPLAARVLGRPVKFVEDRREHFVSAAHERAQVHHVEVGFDDDGRLLGLDVTFWHDHGAYTPYGLIVPIITSTQLLGPYKPQNYHVVFESLYTNTVMVTPYRGAGRPQGCFVMERTMDAIATYLGKDRADVRAANFIQPDEFPYDQGLIFQDGRELEYDSGDYPASLAKIKALVGWDEFEAFRADMAAQGRRVGIGLACYVEGTGVGPYEGAHIHVETSGKVKVATGLTTQGQGHQTAFAQIVADALGVPLEDVEVTTGDTRRMPYAVGTFASRAAVMSGSAVHLAAGKVREKALRIAADALEASVDDLEIVDGVIGVKGSPGATIDLGTIAVLSNPLRYAFDEKSALATQFTVGDPGKPPVAEDDEPGLEGRDFYSPERSTFASGMHSVVVETDPDTAEIRILRYAVVHDCGHLINPMIVEGQIHGGVAQGVGGALYERMVYDDAGQLLNASFMDFLMPYVTEVPESIEIDHLETPSPLNPLGIKGAGEAGVIPSAAVFASAIEDAERGGGGGLTITSMPISPSELFALRQAQGPVGEGTVVEGPIGEGTVVEGPIGEGVEGPIAEGPIAGGPIVETAGKDRP; translated from the coding sequence GTGACCACCAAGCTGTTCGGCGCCAAGGTCCAGCGCGTCGAGGACGACCGGCTGCTGCGGGGTGCCGGCCGCTACGTCGACGACCTCGCGGTCGGGCCGCAGGCCGGCACGCTGCACGCGGCGGTGCTGCGCAGCCCGCACGCGCACGCGCGGATCCGCGACATCGACGTCGAGGCGGTGCTCGACCTCGACGGCGTGCATGCGGTCTGGACCTACGACGACCTCGTCGAGATGGCGGCGCAGACCTCCGCACCGCTCGCCGAGCCGCTGCCGCTGCTGATCCCGCACCCTGCGCTCACCCACGGCCGCACCCAGTACGCCCTGGCCCGAGACGAGGTCAACCACGTCGGCGAGGCGATCGCCTTCGTGGTCGCCGACGACCGCTACCTCGCGGAGGATGCACTCTCGCTGATCCGGGTCGACTACGAGTTCCTGCCACCGGTGGTCGGCATCGAGGCGTCGCGTGCCGCTGAGCACCTGGTCCACGACGACGTACCCGGGAACATCGGGGCGCGACTCGAGCAGGGCACCGGCGACGCGGCCGGAGCGATCGCGGCCGCGCCGCACCGGCTCGAGCTCGACCTGACCGTCGAGCGCAGCGCCAGCATGCCGCTCGAGGGGCGCGGTGTGGTCGCCCGCTGGGATCCCGACCAGGGGCGACTCCAGGTGTGGAGCTCCACCCAGACCTCGACCGGCGTGCGGGCCGCGGTGGCGGCCAAGCTCGGGCTCGACCTGGGCAGCGTGGACGTCATCACTCCCGACGTCGGCGGCGGCTTCGGGGTGAAGATCAACCATCCCTGGCCCGAGGAGGTGCTGGTCCCGCTGGCCGCCCGCGTGCTGGGGCGCCCGGTGAAGTTCGTCGAGGACCGGCGCGAGCACTTCGTCTCGGCCGCCCACGAGCGGGCGCAGGTGCACCACGTCGAGGTCGGATTCGACGACGACGGCCGGTTGCTCGGCCTGGACGTCACCTTCTGGCACGACCATGGCGCCTACACGCCGTACGGGCTGATCGTGCCGATCATCACCTCGACCCAGCTGCTCGGTCCCTACAAGCCGCAGAACTACCACGTGGTCTTCGAGTCGCTCTACACCAACACCGTGATGGTGACGCCGTACCGCGGCGCGGGTCGTCCGCAGGGCTGCTTCGTGATGGAGCGGACCATGGACGCGATCGCGACGTACCTGGGCAAGGATCGCGCCGACGTCAGGGCCGCCAACTTCATCCAGCCCGACGAGTTCCCCTACGACCAGGGGCTGATCTTCCAGGACGGCCGCGAGCTGGAGTACGACTCCGGCGACTACCCGGCGTCGTTGGCCAAGATCAAGGCCCTGGTCGGCTGGGACGAGTTCGAGGCCTTCCGCGCCGACATGGCGGCACAAGGTCGACGGGTCGGGATCGGCCTGGCCTGCTACGTCGAGGGAACCGGCGTCGGTCCCTACGAGGGCGCGCACATCCATGTCGAGACCTCCGGCAAGGTCAAGGTCGCCACCGGGCTGACCACGCAGGGGCAGGGGCACCAGACCGCGTTCGCCCAGATCGTCGCCGACGCGCTCGGCGTGCCGTTGGAGGACGTCGAGGTCACCACCGGGGACACCCGTCGGATGCCGTACGCCGTGGGCACCTTCGCCTCCCGCGCTGCGGTGATGAGCGGCTCGGCGGTGCACCTTGCTGCCGGGAAGGTCCGGGAGAAGGCGCTGCGGATCGCCGCGGATGCCCTCGAGGCGTCGGTCGATGACCTCGAGATCGTCGACGGAGTGATCGGCGTCAAGGGCTCGCCGGGCGCCACCATCGACCTGGGCACGATCGCGGTGCTGTCCAACCCGCTGCGCTATGCCTTCGACGAGAAGTCCGCGCTGGCCACCCAGTTCACCGTCGGCGACCCGGGCAAGCCCCCGGTGGCCGAGGACGACGAGCCGGGGCTGGAGGGCCGGGACTTCTACTCGCCCGAGCGGTCGACGTTCGCGTCCGGCATGCACTCCGTCGTGGTCGAGACCGATCCGGACACCGCCGAGATCCGGATCCTGCGGTACGCCGTCGTGCACGACTGCGGCCATCTGATCAACCCGATGATCGTCGAGGGCCAGATCCACGGCGGCGTGGCGCAGGGCGTGGGCGGAGCGCTCTACGAGCGGATGGTCTACGACGACGCCGGGCAGCTGCTCAACGCCTCGTTCATGGACTTCCTGATGCCCTACGTGACCGAGGTGCCCGAGTCGATCGAGATCGACCATCTCGAGACGCCCTCGCCCTTGAACCCGTTGGGCATCAAGGGCGCCGGCGAGGCCGGCGTGATCCCGTCCGCGGCGGTCTTCGCGTCCGCGATCGAGGACGCCGAGCGCGGCGGCGGTGGTGGCCTGACCATCACCTCGATGCCGATCTCACCGTCGGAGCTCTTCGCCCTTCGACAAGCTCAGGGACCGGTCGGCGAGGGGACGGTCGTCGAGGGGCCGATCGGCGAGGGGACGGTCGTCGAGGGGCCGATCGGTGAGGGCGTTGAGGGGCCGATCGCCGAGGGGCCGATCGCCGGGGGACCGATCGTCGAGACAGCAGGGAAGGACAGGCCATGA
- a CDS encoding SRPBCC family protein encodes MKIGGEATLVAPVERVWEAILDPRVLVATIPGCERLEQTGENTYDMTVTAGVAAIRGTYSGTCALSDLAERESLVLSVQGAGAPGTIGAKVDVRFEDNRDGTTTLLYDADAVVGGMVGGVGQRMLTSVSRRMATEFFSNIERAINGVPAHEEPVEGLAATAPEVFTASPRAGAGLDQDSFLKGVALGAGLVLLGVAAGSLFGRRK; translated from the coding sequence ATGAAGATCGGCGGAGAGGCGACCTTGGTCGCACCGGTGGAGCGGGTCTGGGAGGCGATCTTGGACCCGCGGGTCCTGGTCGCCACCATTCCGGGCTGCGAGCGGCTGGAGCAGACCGGGGAGAACACCTATGACATGACCGTGACGGCCGGGGTCGCCGCGATCCGGGGCACCTACTCGGGGACGTGCGCGCTGAGCGACCTCGCCGAGCGGGAGTCGCTGGTGCTGTCGGTGCAGGGCGCGGGTGCGCCCGGCACGATCGGGGCGAAGGTCGATGTCCGCTTCGAGGACAACCGCGACGGCACCACCACGCTGCTCTACGACGCCGACGCGGTCGTCGGCGGCATGGTCGGTGGCGTCGGCCAGCGGATGCTGACGTCGGTGAGCAGGCGGATGGCGACCGAGTTCTTCAGCAATATCGAGCGGGCGATCAACGGGGTGCCGGCGCACGAGGAGCCGGTCGAGGGCCTAGCCGCGACGGCGCCTGAGGTGTTCACCGCATCACCCAGGGCGGGGGCCGGCCTCGATCAGGACAGCTTCCTCAAGGGAGTCGCGCTCGGCGCCGGCCTGGTGCTGCTCGGGGTCGCCGCCGGCTCGTTGTTCGGCCGGCGGAAGTAG